From a region of the Macrobrachium nipponense isolate FS-2020 chromosome 3, ASM1510439v2, whole genome shotgun sequence genome:
- the LOC135222540 gene encoding uncharacterized protein LOC135222540, which yields MEVNKYLTIAILFGIGSQSEGEKCKSKKEDLDVCLAQVAPLMPKSGLPHTRLDLNNMCKAFKGGMACVDRYTSNCLGPEERAELEMHLKGARSFLAFLCDDPVFQKDYLSHGQCLRDVSSDWEKCHFHFKRLVSLQHQATNITAAVRDHNLCCIREGFLSCVYRVGYFRCQKPEALFLKKVTATLSYNDIQAEKCRHVNRKTCSRASDRSSAFSTVWSH from the exons ATGGAAGTCAATAAATACCTTACGATCGCGATTCTCTTTGGAATCG GGAGCCAGAGTGAGGGCGAGAAATGCAAGTCGAAAAAGGAGGATCTGGATGTGTGTCTGGCACAAGTGGCTCCCCTCATGCCCAAGAGTGGTCTACCCCATACCCGACTTGATCTTAACAATATGTGCAA GGCCTTCAAGGGCGGCATGGCCTGCGTTGACAGGTACACCTCCAACTGCCTGGGCCCCGAGGAGAGAGCGGAGCTGGAGATGCACCTGAAGGGGGCGAGGTCGTTTCTGGCCTTTCTCTGCGACGACCCCGTTTTCCAAAAAG ACTATTTGTCGCACGGGCAGTGCTTGCGGGATGTGAGCAGCGACTGGGAGAAATGCCACTTCCACTTCAAGCGCCTCGTGAGTCTTCAACACCAGGCCACCAACATCACAGCCGCCGTCAGGGACCACAATTTATGCTG CATCCGTGAGGGCTTCTTGTCCTGCGTGTACAGAGTCGGCTACTTCCGGTGCCAAAAACCCGAGGCCCTCTTCCTGAAGAAGGTGACGGCGACGCTGTCCTACAACGACATTCAGGCGGAGAAATGTCGGCATGTCAACAGAAAGACGTGTTCGCGAGCAAGCGACCGTTCTTCAGCGTTCAGTACCGTTTGGAGTCATTAG